In the Cellvibrio sp. KY-GH-1 genome, AACTCATTCAAACCAATAACGATGCTGCGCTTTGCGATACTCAATAATATTTACTGGCTTCCCATCTAACCACTCAAACACCAACGCACCCGAATCTGCAGTGTTAAATTCGCGGCTACCTACAGCTTGAAAACGTTTGCGCACTAAAGGATGCGGGTGACCGTGTTGACTGCGGTGACCGGCAGAGTAGACAACAAATTCAGGCGTAGTACTACTGACAAAGCGCGCACTAGATGAAGTACGGCTACCGTGATGTGCCGCTAGCAATAGCGTTAGGTGATCAGGAAATTTTTGCTCGGCTAACAGTTGGTTCTCTACACGCGTTTCAATATCGCCGGGCAATAAAATTGATTGATTCACGTAACTAATTAGCAATACGCAGGACCTATTATTATCATTGGTGCTGCGCTTGATAGTTGCAGGTAGAAACTCAAATGAAACCTGATGCCACTGCCATGCATGTTGTTGATGGCAATCCTCCATCGCGGTAGATGTAGTTAAATTTACCTGGGTGTTTTCAATATCACCCATTACGATGCGTTTAGCATCAACCTTTTCCAAAAAACCATTCAGGCCACCGGCGTGATCCATATCCGAATGACTGACCACTAGCATGTCGACCTTATCGATTGCTTGTGAAAACAAATAAGGTGCGAGAATTGCGCCGCCTGCGTCAAAACTATCGGTATACCTTGGCCCAGTATCGTAAACCAACGTTTTATCCTTTACCTGCACCACGACTGCGGTGCCCTGCCCTACATCCATTATGCTAATTTTTAAATCAGGTTGTTGTGCAACGGGAGAAATCACTCCCAACCAAACGCCCAACACCAGACCACTCCAACCCATTACTCTGTGAACCAATCCTTTGGGCAATAGTAACAACAGGCAACTAAACGCAATCAGTAAAGAAACACCAGGAGAAAAAGCAATAACAATACTCGCTAACTGACCCGCCGCATCCAGCATGGCTTGCAAAATTACCTTTAGCCACTCCATGGCTAGCCCTGCTGTATTTAATAACAAATCGCTGAATGCGGGATACACGCCTTGCAGTGCGGCACTGGTTAACACTAAAGGAACAACCAAAAAAGTAATCAGCGGAATCGCAACTGCGTTGGCAATGGGCGCCACCAAAGAAACCGAGCTAACGAGTAAACTCAATGGAATCAACAAGCCAATAAACATCACCCACTGCGAGCGAATAAACCCCGTTGCTATATTGCTCGCAGAAAATCCACGCCAATAGTCACCGTCCGATTTAACAACATATCGCCCTGAAAAATAAAATAGCAGCAACGCCACTGCACCAAAGGACAACCAAAACCCCATGTCATATGCGGCAAGCGGATCAATCATAACCACCAATGCCAATGCGCAACAAAAAATATCGCCTACGCGCGCGCTGCGGTGCCTCAAGCAAGCACCGTAGAAAACACTCAGCATGATAAGCGTGCGCACCGTAGGAATATTAAAACCAGCTAATGCAGAATAAAAACTCGCGCAACCAATCGCCATGCACCACGCGATTACCAATGCAGGACATGAATGCCACACCAGCTGAATTAATTTTCCAATAATCAAGCCGAGGTAAAACCCGAACAATGCGAGAAAGCCGACATGCAACCCTGATATAGCAATCAGGTGTGATGTCCCCGTGCGCTGCATGCGATCCCACTGCTCCTTTTCTACATAGGAAGAATCGCCAATCAATAATGCGATTAAAATACCGCGCTCAGTGGAATTACTGTGCGTCAAAATCCATTGCTGTAATTGTTGTCGTTGCCAGTTGATCCACTCACGCGCACCCAAGCCATCTGCACCAGACTGAACCTGCACATTTTCATCGCTACTAACGACATAACCTGTCGCACCTACACCTTGGCGCAACAACCAGGCGTGATAATCAAACCCCGCGGGATTTGCAAAACCACGCGGGCGTTTCAAACGCACATTCAACTGCCATTCCTGACCAACCACTATGTTGGGTAACTCAACAGCGTCGCTCTTGTTGTAGCCGTTATACCAACTCAATTGAATTTTAGTGGGAAATGAGTGGAGCTTGGGTGTCGTAGCTCCGCCAATTGACGCACTACGAATACTCAAGTTGAAACGCAGGCGTTGGTCGTTACGCTCAGGTAGATCCGTGATAACACCGCTAACCCTTAACTCCTGTCCGGTTAAAGCTTCATCCAGCTGTTGACCAAGGAATTGATGACCAGCAAAAATTCCCCAACCAAAACCAGCGAGTAACGCAACCAACCAATAGGCGCGACGGTAAATAATAAGTAGGGCTAGCCCGGAGATTAACGCCAGAGTTAGCGGTAGCGAGGGTAAAGAGGGCAGAAAACTGACGGTGACGACGCCGAACGAAAACAACAACAAGCGGATGGGCATAGGGCTAAATCCTTTAACCGATTTGATACTGATAACCCCTTGTCATCAGATTGTCGTGCAGCTTATGGCATCCTGCGCAGGCACACAAGGCAGGTTTAGGCACCGTGAACATGGCCTTGACCGGATTTTACGGGCATAATGCCCCCTCATTTTCAGGTAGTGATTTGGTTTTAGGCATGGCGCGTAACCTACTGAAGCGATTTATCCCCTCCCCAGCGGCAATCAAAAGCAACCCAGCGTTCCATTTTCTGGGTGACTTGTTGCATGACCCCAACCTGTTTCATTTGAATCGCCATTCTGTATCGGTTGCTATGTTTTGGGGGCTGTTAGTGGCGGTGCTCCCTATTCCGGGCCAAATGCCCGTGGCCGCCGCCGCTGCACTGATGTTTCGTTGCAATCTCCCTTTGGCAGTCGCGCTTACCTGGATTACCAACCCCATTACCATGCCGTTTTTCTTCTTTATTACCTACCAAATGGGCAGGCTGGTTTTGCAATTAGATCCAATTACCTTGACGGAACCTCAACTCAGTTGGGATTGGTTGGCCAATGAGTTTGGCCACCTGTGGAAACCTCTGGCGGCAGGTTCCATTATTACCGGTTTGCTGCTGGGCACATTGGGTTATTTCCTGATGCAGCTTTACTGGCGTTGGCATGTGGGGCATAACTGGGAAAAGCGCAAAAAGAAACGCGCCGCCCAAAAAGCCGAAGCAGATCAACAGTAGCGACAGCACTAACCATCACGCAAAAAAAAGCCCGCACGTTCGCGGGCTTTTTTTGCGGGCATTTTTATCTCACTACGCGCGATTTTTTAACCTCTTACTCATAACGCAATGCGTCTGCTGGTTGGATTTTGCTTGCTCGCCAAGCGGGATAAAGAGTAACAAAAAAGCTAATCAACAATGCAGTAACTACGACCTTGGCCACATCATTCACCACAATTTCGGCCGGCAAATAAGTAGTAGGATAAACATCTGATTTTAAAAATTGGACACCCAATAGTTTTTCAATTCCCTGCACAATACTGGTAACAAAATAAGAAAGCACCAAACCAATCACCAACCCAATACTGGTGCCAATCAAACCGATCAAACCACCCTGTACCATAAAAATTCCCATAATTTCTATAGTGGATGCGCCCATCGTACGCAAGATGGCAATATCACCTTGCTTATCGACCACTACCATAATTAGCGTGGATACCAAATTAAATGCGGCGATGGCGATTATTAAAAACAGCAACATCCCCACCATATTTTTAGACATTTGTATGGCTTGATAA is a window encoding:
- a CDS encoding DNA internalization-related competence protein ComEC/Rec2 is translated as MPIRLLLFSFGVVTVSFLPSLPSLPLTLALISGLALLIIYRRAYWLVALLAGFGWGIFAGHQFLGQQLDEALTGQELRVSGVITDLPERNDQRLRFNLSIRSASIGGATTPKLHSFPTKIQLSWYNGYNKSDAVELPNIVVGQEWQLNVRLKRPRGFANPAGFDYHAWLLRQGVGATGYVVSSDENVQVQSGADGLGAREWINWQRQQLQQWILTHSNSTERGILIALLIGDSSYVEKEQWDRMQRTGTSHLIAISGLHVGFLALFGFYLGLIIGKLIQLVWHSCPALVIAWCMAIGCASFYSALAGFNIPTVRTLIMLSVFYGACLRHRSARVGDIFCCALALVVMIDPLAAYDMGFWLSFGAVALLLFYFSGRYVVKSDGDYWRGFSASNIATGFIRSQWVMFIGLLIPLSLLVSSVSLVAPIANAVAIPLITFLVVPLVLTSAALQGVYPAFSDLLLNTAGLAMEWLKVILQAMLDAAGQLASIVIAFSPGVSLLIAFSCLLLLLPKGLVHRVMGWSGLVLGVWLGVISPVAQQPDLKISIMDVGQGTAVVVQVKDKTLVYDTGPRYTDSFDAGGAILAPYLFSQAIDKVDMLVVSHSDMDHAGGLNGFLEKVDAKRIVMGDIENTQVNLTTSTAMEDCHQQHAWQWHQVSFEFLPATIKRSTNDNNRSCVLLISYVNQSILLPGDIETRVENQLLAEQKFPDHLTLLLAAHHGSRTSSSARFVSSTTPEFVVYSAGHRSQHGHPHPLVRKRFQAVGSREFNTADSGALVFEWLDGKPVNIIEYRKAQHRYWFE
- a CDS encoding DUF2062 domain-containing protein, translating into MALTGFYGHNAPSFSGSDLVLGMARNLLKRFIPSPAAIKSNPAFHFLGDLLHDPNLFHLNRHSVSVAMFWGLLVAVLPIPGQMPVAAAAALMFRCNLPLAVALTWITNPITMPFFFFITYQMGRLVLQLDPITLTEPQLSWDWLANEFGHLWKPLAAGSIITGLLLGTLGYFLMQLYWRWHVGHNWEKRKKKRAAQKAEADQQ